A region of the Candidatus Methylomirabilis oxygeniifera genome:
CCTCCGAGAGGCCAGGACGCGCCTGTCTCTTGATCGAGTCTTCCCGGTCCAGGCTGATGCCAGGCAGGCCGCGCAGCTCTTCACGCGCCAGGTGGACAGGATTTTGGTCGATGCGCCGTGCAGCGGCCTCGGCACCTTGAGACGCCATCCCGAGCGGAGGTGGCAGCAGCAAGAGGCAGGCTTAGCAGCCTTGGCGCGCCTGCAACTTGAGCTGCTGCATGGTGTCGCGCCGGTACTTAGGCCTGGTGGGTTCCTGGTCTATAGTACCTGTTCGCTTGAACCGGAGGAGACCGACGTCGTGGTCGAGACGTTTCTGCGCGACTTCCCGGAGTTTGTCGCCGCTGATACCAGCGGCGGGCTTCCTGCAACGGTCGCAGGGCTGATCGATTCCAAGGGCGCCCTTCGCACCTGGCCGCACCGGCACGGACTCGACGGCTTCTACGCTATTCGGCTCCGTAGGCGGGACAGATGAGACTCCTCCGACTGATTGGCAAAGGACTGGCGTGGGCCATAATCCTGACCGCAGTGGCTGTCGTGAGCGGCGCCATCACGGTGTGGTTTGCTACCGAAAAGGATAAGGTCCAGCTTCCGCGCGTAATCGGAATGGACGCCACGGCGGCGCTCGAACTGCTGCGCGAGCAGGGGCTCCAGCCGAAGGTGAGCGGCCGGGAGTATAACGAGAAGATTCCGAAGGATGCCGTCCTGTTCCAACGGCCGGCCAGTGGCTCGTGGGTGCAGACAAACAGCGAGGTCCGTTTGGTGGTCAGTCAAGGGGGCGATGCAGTGGCGCTTCCGCCTCTCGCCGGGCTGCCCCTACCTGAGGCTCAGCAGCTTCTCCAGCGATATGGCTTCACCCTTGGCCGGGTAGCGAAGGTTCATTCGTCGGAGCGGCCGAATGGAGAGGTGATCACCCAGGATCCCGAAGCCGGCGCCATCGTCCGGAGGGGAAGCCCGGTTGCCGTCCTACTGAGCCTTGGCCCGCTTGAGGAGCCGCCTCCCGCACTCACATTGCCTTCCTTGAGCCTGCGCGAACCGCACAGCACGAAACGATGAGATGTTCGGCGTCTTGAAGCTGACCTTATACCCGACGAGTTATAAGTGGCGGTTCATCCCGGTCGCCGGAGGATAATTCACAGATGCGGGTACGGGGCGATGCCACCAGCTTGACACGGTGGCGGATCGATTGATACACTCTTTCCCATGCGTGATGTGGGTAGAGTTGCTCGGCTCCCGCTTGGGCGACGAGCGAACACTTGGGGGGCTAGGCTTCCGTGATAAGTCGTGGTCAAAGAGCTTTTGCTCTTGCCTTTACGTTACTCGTTGTGTACATGGGATCACCAGGCATTCATATGGAAATTATCGGTTCCCACGATCATTCCCATTCGATCCCTCTCGAGAACCAACCTGCCGCTCACCGCTCGCATAGGAACCTGCCTGAACAAACAAGCCAACCGATTCCTCACTGC
Encoded here:
- a CDS encoding protein of unknown function (Evidence 5 : No homology to any previously reported sequences), encoding MADRLIHSFPCVMWVELLGSRLGDERTLGGLGFRDKSWSKSFCSCLYVTRCVHGITRHSYGNYRFPRSFPFDPSREPTCRSPLA
- a CDS encoding exported protein of unknown function (Evidence 5 : No homology to any previously reported sequences); the protein is MRLLRLIGKGLAWAIILTAVAVVSGAITVWFATEKDKVQLPRVIGMDATAALELLREQGLQPKVSGREYNEKIPKDAVLFQRPASGSWVQTNSEVRLVVSQGGDAVALPPLAGLPLPEAQQLLQRYGFTLGRVAKVHSSERPNGEVITQDPEAGAIVRRGSPVAVLLSLGPLEEPPPALTLPSLSLREPHSTKR